In Sphingomonas sp. LR60, the following are encoded in one genomic region:
- a CDS encoding PAS domain-containing protein has translation MSSGFGMCAAWGPERTFFYNEAYIPFLAERHPQALGRPIDQVWVDVWSDIEPLVDRAMAGETVHLENLRLVMTRNGCEEDTYWTFSYSPLRDGDRIIGFLDVAVETTELVAAQERDRVNAERVQLALGAGAIIGTWFWDLPLDSFTVDAAFAHSFGLDPALGQTGIPLEQVIATVHPDDRDDLLAAIGDVIARSGAYAHQCRVRRNDGRYYWIEANGRVHHDPDGTPAAFPAY, from the coding sequence ATGTCGAGCGGCTTCGGCATGTGCGCCGCCTGGGGGCCTGAGCGCACCTTTTTCTATAATGAAGCCTATATTCCGTTCCTGGCCGAACGTCATCCGCAGGCGCTGGGTCGGCCGATCGATCAGGTCTGGGTCGACGTCTGGAGTGACATCGAGCCGCTGGTCGATCGGGCGATGGCAGGCGAGACCGTGCATCTCGAGAACCTGCGCCTCGTCATGACCCGCAATGGCTGTGAGGAAGATACCTATTGGACCTTCTCGTATAGCCCGCTGCGTGATGGCGACCGGATCATCGGCTTTCTCGATGTCGCCGTCGAGACGACCGAGCTGGTCGCCGCGCAGGAGCGGGACCGGGTGAACGCCGAACGCGTTCAGCTCGCGCTAGGTGCCGGCGCGATCATCGGAACATGGTTTTGGGACCTTCCTCTGGACAGCTTCACTGTCGATGCAGCATTCGCCCACAGCTTCGGTCTGGATCCCGCGCTGGGGCAAACGGGCATTCCGCTCGAGCAGGTCATCGCGACGGTTCACCCAGACGATCGCGATGACCTGCTCGCGGCCATTGGCGACGTCATCGCCCGGAGTGGTGCCTACGCGCATCAATGTCGGGTTCGCAGGAATGACGGACGCTATTATTGGATCGAGGCCAATGGGCGTGTCCATCATGATCCCGACGGCACCCCCGCAGCTTTCCCGGCGTATTGA
- a CDS encoding DksA/TraR family C4-type zinc finger protein: MAGGWTRDGAVQNEIDDTVADAVLAARASIPNGASEPFCAICGEDIPEGRRRAILVVRTCVSCQSGRDRPLAAAFNWRGSKDGQLR, from the coding sequence ATGGCCGGCGGTTGGACGCGCGATGGCGCGGTTCAGAATGAGATCGACGATACGGTGGCGGACGCGGTACTTGCCGCCCGGGCGAGCATTCCGAACGGAGCAAGTGAACCGTTCTGCGCAATCTGCGGTGAGGACATTCCCGAAGGTCGTCGCCGCGCGATACTTGTCGTGCGCACCTGCGTTTCCTGCCAGAGCGGCCGGGACCGGCCACTTGCCGCAGCGTTCAATTGGCGAGGCAGCAAGGACGGTCAGCTGCGGTGA
- a CDS encoding acyl-CoA thioesterase, which produces MLAARHDFRVHIEPSNIDFMGHVNNVIYIKWVQSAVIAHWERIAGPEAVVAHLWVALKHEIIYRKPAFLNDTIVATAILDEVRRESAFYETVIRRGEDIVAHVKSRWCCLDAKTLRPTRLGGDIVKRFLTSAA; this is translated from the coding sequence ATGCTTGCCGCACGCCACGATTTTAGGGTTCACATCGAGCCGAGCAATATCGACTTCATGGGTCACGTCAACAACGTGATCTATATCAAATGGGTGCAGAGCGCAGTCATCGCGCACTGGGAACGGATTGCCGGACCAGAAGCGGTAGTCGCCCACCTCTGGGTCGCGCTCAAACACGAGATCATCTACCGCAAGCCCGCATTCCTGAACGACACGATCGTCGCCACCGCCATCCTGGATGAGGTTCGCCGCGAGAGTGCCTTTTATGAAACCGTAATTCGGCGCGGCGAAGACATTGTTGCACATGTAAAATCGCGTTGGTGCTGCCTGGATGCCAAAACATTGCGCCCGACGAGACTCGGCGGTGACATTGTTAAACGCTTCCTGACTTCGGCGGCTTGA